The DNA segment GTGCGCGCGAAGCGCCGGCCTGCGCATCGACGGTCGGGAAGAAGCCGGCACGAGCCGCCTGCAGCGCGGCCACGGCCTGGCGATACTGCGCTTCCGCCGCCTTGATGTTCTGGTTGGAAATCTGCACTTCCGACATCAGCGCATCGAGCTGCGGGTCGCCGAAGACCGTCCACCAGTCGGCACGCGCGACGGCATCCTGCGGCTCGGCGGTTTTCCAGTCGCCGCGCCAGGCATTCGCATCGGTCGTGGCATCGGCGGCTTCCTTGAAAGCTTCCGGCACCGGCGCATCGGGGCGCTTGTAGTCAGGGCCGACCGCGCAGCCGGCCAGCAGCAGCGCGCACGCCAGCGGCAGCGGCAGGGCATGGGTCAGGAATCGGCTAAACGCAGGGCGAAACACAAGGTTAAACACAGGGTTAAACACAGTCATGAGGAATCTCTGCAAATTCAGACGGCGGCCGGATGGTCAGGCGTGCCGCTATCGCCGCTATGGCCGCGGCGGCGCTGGCGCCAGGCCTTGACCTTCAGGCGCCAGCGGTCCAGCGTCAGGTAGACCACCGGCGTGGTGTACAGCGTCAGCAGCTGGCTCACCACCAGGCCGCCGACAATGGAGATGCCCAGCGGCGCGCGCAGCTCGGCACCGTCGCCGCGGCCGATCGCCAGCGGCACCGCGCCCAGCAGCGCGGCCATGGTGGTCATCAGGATCGGGCGGAAGCGCAGCAGGCAGGCGCGGTAGATGGCATCGCGCGGCGACAGCCCTTCGCGGCGCTCGGCGTCGATGGCGAAGTCGATCATCATGATCGCGTTCTTCTTCACGATGCCGATCAGCAGGATCACGCCGATCAGCGCGATGATGCTGAAGTCGGTCTTCGATGCCAGCAGCGCCAGCAGCGCGCCCACGCCGGCCGACGGCAGCGTCGACAGGATCGTCAGCGGGTGCACGTAGCTCTCGTACAGCACGCCGAGCACGATGTAGATCGTGATCAGCGCCGCCAGGATCAGGATCGGCTGGCTCTTGAGCGAATCCTGGAACGCCTTGGCGCCGCCCTGGAAGTTGGCGCGCAGCGTCTCGGGCACGCCGATGCGCGCCATCTCGCGGTTGATCGCATCCGTCGCCTGCGACAGCGAGGTACCCTCGGCGAGGTTGAACGAGATCGTCGACGCGGCAAACTGGCCCTGGTGGTTCACGCCCAGCGGCGTGCTGGTCGGCACCACGCGCGAGAACGCGGACAACGGCACACGGTTGCCATTGCCGGTGACGACGTAGATGTCCTTGAGCGCGTTCGGGCCCTGCAGGTACTCGGGGCTCAGCTCCATCACCACGCGGTACTGGTTGAGCGGATGGTAGATGGTCGACACCAGCCGCTGGCCGAACGCGTTGTTCAGCACCGCATCCACCTGCTGCGCGGTCACGCCCAGGCGTGACGCCGCATCGCGGTCGATGATCACCGAGGTCTGCAGGCCCTTGTCGTTGGTATCGGTGTCGATGTCCTCCAGCCCCTTCAGGTTGGACAGCGCCGCGCGCACCTTGGGCTCCCACGTGCGCAGCACTTCGAGGTCGTCGGACTGCAGCGTGAACTGGTACTGCGAACTGCTCTGCCGCCCGCCGATGCGGATGTCCTGCACCGGTTGCAGGAACAGGCTGGCGCCCGGCTCCTTGGCCAGCTTGCCGCGCAGCCGCGCGATGATCGCATCGGCGGATTCCTTGCGCTCGGACAGCGGCTTGAGCGTGACGAACATCTGCCCGGTATTGCGCTGCGAGCCGCCGGTAAAGCCGGTCACGTTCTCCACTGCCGGATCCGAGCGCACGATCGTGATGAAGTTGTCGAGCTTGCCGCGCATGGCCTGGAACGAGGTGGCCTGGTCGGCGCGGATAAAGCCGATCAGCCGGCCCGTGTCCTGCTGCGGGAAAAAGCCCTTCGGCACGATCACGTACAGCCACACGTTGAGCGCGATGGTGGCGATCAGCACCAGCCACACCAGCGGGCTGAAGCGCAGCGCGGTCGACAGCGAGCGCGCGTAGCCGTCATGCAGCCACTGGAACATGCGCTCGGTGGCACGGAAGAAACGCCCCTGCTGCTCCGGTTCCACAGGGCGCAGCATGCGCGCGCACATCATCGGCGTGGTGGTCAGCGACACCACCAGCGACACCAGGATCGCCACCGAGAGCGTGATCGCAAACTCCTGGAACAGCCGACCGACGATGCCGCCCATCATCAGGAGCGGGATAAATACCGCGATCAGCGACAGGCTCATCGACAGCACCGTGAAGCCCACCTCGCGCGCGCCGCGCAGCGCGGCGGCCAGCGGCTTCATGCCTTCCTCGATATGGCGCGAGATGTTTTCCAGCACCACGATGGCATCGTCGACCACGAAACCGGTGGCGATCGTCAGCGCCATCAGCGACAGGTTGTTCAACGAGAACCCGGCCAGGTACATCACCGTGAAGGTGCCGATCAGCGAGACCGGCACGGCCACGCTGGGGATCAGCGTGGCGCGCACATTGCGCAGGAACACGAACACCACCATGATCACCAGCGCCACCGCGATCATCAGCGTGTGCTCGACCTCGCGCAGCGAGGCGCGGATGGTGGGCGTGCGGTCCATCATCACGTCCATCGAGATCGCCGCCGGGATCATCTTCTGCAGGTTCGGCAGCATCTCGTTGACGCGGTCCACCGTCTCGATGATGTTGGCGCCAGGCGAGCGGTTCAGCACCAGCAGCACCGACGGCTTGCCGTTGGCCGAGCCCGCATTGCGGATGTCCTGCACCGAGTCGACCACATTGGCCACGTCGCGCAGCCGCACCGGCACCGCGAACGAATTCGGGCCGCTGGTGGCGCTGTTGCCGCCGGTGGCGCCGCTGGTGATGGTGGTGGTGCCACTGCTGGTGGTGAGCGTGGTCACGGTGACGCCGTTGACCACCTTGGTGCTGACGCCGCCGCTGGCCGTGGCATTGGCGGTGCTGGCGATCAGCGCGCCCGCCGACGCCGACGAGTACGTGCCCGGCGTGGCGTAGCGGATGATCAGCGGCATGTAGTCTTCCGCCTTCATCGCCTGGTCATTGGCGTAGACCTGCCAGTTGTTGCTGGCGTTCTCCAGCGTGCCCAGCGGGCGGTTGGCGTTGGTCGCGCTGATGGTGTTGCGCACGTCATCCAGCGAGATGCCGTAGTTGTTCAGGGCGGTGGGATTCAGTTCCACCCGCACCGCCGGCAACGACGCGCCACCGATGGTCACCTGGCCCACGCCGTCCACCTGCGACAGCTTCTGCGCCAGGATGGTCGACGCCGCGTCGTAGAGCTGGCCGCGCGTCATGGTCGGCGACGTCAGCGCGATGATCATGATCGGCGCGTCGGCCGGGTTCACCTTGCGGTAGGTCGGGTTGTTGGGCAGGCTGGTTGGCAGCGTCGCCCGCGAGGCATTGATCGCCGCCTGCACGTCGCGCGCGGCGCCGTCGATATTGCGCGACAGGTCGAACTGCAGCGTCACGCGGGTGGAGCCGAGCGAGCTGCTGGAGGTGATTTCCGTCACGCCGGCGATGGTGCCGAGCGCGCGCTCCAGCGGCGTCGCCACGGTGGCGGCCATCGTTTCCGGGCTCGCGCCCGGCAGCGACGCCGATACCGAGATGGTCGGGAAGTCCACCTGCGGCAGCGGCGACACCGGCAGCAGCCGCAGCGCCGCCAGCCCCGCCAGCAGAATGCCGAGGGTCAGCAGCGCGGTCGCGACCGGGCGATGGATAAAGGCAGCCGAGAGATTCATCGCGGGGTCGGCTCCCGTGGGGGCTCATACGGCGGCTCCTCGCCCGTACCGCCTTCCTCCGGATCACCGAAGCGGCGCTTGCGCCAGCCCTTCACGCGCCTGGCCACGCGGTCGAACGCCAGGTAGATCACCGGCGTGGTGAACAGCGTCAGCACTTGGCTGACCAGCAGGCCGCCCACCATGGTCACGCCCAGCGGCTGGCGCAGTTCGCTGCCGATGCCGGAGCCCAGCATCAGCGGCAGCGCCGCCAGCAGTGCCGCCATGGTGGTCATCAGGATCGGGCGGAAACGCAGAAGGCAGGCCTGGAAGATCGCGTCGCGCGGCGACATGCCGCCTTCGCGTTCGGCCTCGAGCGCGAAGTCGATCATCATGATCGCGTTCTTCTTGACGATGCCGATCAGCAGGATGATGCCGATGATGGCGATGATGCCCAGGTCCATCCCCGCCACCAGCAGCGCCAGCAGCGCGCCCACGCCGGCCGACGGCAGCGTCGACAGGATCGTGACCGGGTGGATGGTGCTTTCATACAGCACGCCCAGCACGATATACATCGTCACCACCGCGGCCAGGATCAGCCACAGCGTGTTCGACAGCGACGCGCGGAACGCCAGCGCCGCGCCCTGGAAGCTGGTCTGCATCGAGATCGGCAGGCCCAGCTCCTGTTCCACCTTGGTGATCTTGTCGACCGCGGCGCCGAGCGATTCGCCATGCGCCAGGTTGAAAGAGATCGTCGCCGCCGGGAACTGGCCCTGATGGTTGATCACCAGCGGCCCGGTGCGCTCCGTGATGCGCGCGAACGCGCCCAGCGGCACCTGTCCGCCGGAAGAGGAGGGCAGGCGCAGGTCGGCCAGCGACTGCGGGCTCTTGCGGAATTCCGGCATGGTCTCCAGCACCACGCGGTACTGGCTCGACTGCGTGAAGATGGTCGACACCAGCCGCTGTCCGAAGGCGCTGTACAGCGCGCTGTCGATCACCGCGGTGGTGATGCCGAAGCGCGCCGCGGCGTCGCGGTCGATATCGACATAGGCGCGCAGGCCGTTGTTCTGCTGGTCGCTGGTGACGTCGCGCAGCTCGGGCTCCTGGCGCAGGCGCTCCACCAGTTTCGGCACCCAC comes from the Cupriavidus sp. P-10 genome and includes:
- a CDS encoding efflux RND transporter permease subunit, with amino-acid sequence MNLSAAFIHRPVATALLTLGILLAGLAALRLLPVSPLPQVDFPTISVSASLPGASPETMAATVATPLERALGTIAGVTEITSSSSLGSTRVTLQFDLSRNIDGAARDVQAAINASRATLPTSLPNNPTYRKVNPADAPIMIIALTSPTMTRGQLYDAASTILAQKLSQVDGVGQVTIGGASLPAVRVELNPTALNNYGISLDDVRNTISATNANRPLGTLENASNNWQVYANDQAMKAEDYMPLIIRYATPGTYSSASAGALIASTANATASGGVSTKVVNGVTVTTLTTSSGTTTITSGATGGNSATSGPNSFAVPVRLRDVANVVDSVQDIRNAGSANGKPSVLLVLNRSPGANIIETVDRVNEMLPNLQKMIPAAISMDVMMDRTPTIRASLREVEHTLMIAVALVIMVVFVFLRNVRATLIPSVAVPVSLIGTFTVMYLAGFSLNNLSLMALTIATGFVVDDAIVVLENISRHIEEGMKPLAAALRGAREVGFTVLSMSLSLIAVFIPLLMMGGIVGRLFQEFAITLSVAILVSLVVSLTTTPMMCARMLRPVEPEQQGRFFRATERMFQWLHDGYARSLSTALRFSPLVWLVLIATIALNVWLYVIVPKGFFPQQDTGRLIGFIRADQATSFQAMRGKLDNFITIVRSDPAVENVTGFTGGSQRNTGQMFVTLKPLSERKESADAIIARLRGKLAKEPGASLFLQPVQDIRIGGRQSSSQYQFTLQSDDLEVLRTWEPKVRAALSNLKGLEDIDTDTNDKGLQTSVIIDRDAASRLGVTAQQVDAVLNNAFGQRLVSTIYHPLNQYRVVMELSPEYLQGPNALKDIYVVTGNGNRVPLSAFSRVVPTSTPLGVNHQGQFAASTISFNLAEGTSLSQATDAINREMARIGVPETLRANFQGGAKAFQDSLKSQPILILAALITIYIVLGVLYESYVHPLTILSTLPSAGVGALLALLASKTDFSIIALIGVILLIGIVKKNAIMMIDFAIDAERREGLSPRDAIYRACLLRFRPILMTTMAALLGAVPLAIGRGDGAELRAPLGISIVGGLVVSQLLTLYTTPVVYLTLDRWRLKVKAWRQRRRGHSGDSGTPDHPAAV